From the genome of Cytophagales bacterium:
CGGGAAAAATTATTGGAGCAAATCGTAGTGACGGCCTGTATATTATGCAGTTCAACAATACCAAAGCGGGAAGAATTTACGGAACCGTTTCTGATTCCCTTACCGGGAACCCCATTTTGTCAGCTCAAATAACAATTACAGAAACAGGCAAAAGTGTTTATTCAGATTCGCTTGGCATTTTTAAATTAGGAGTCCTTGCAAGTGATTCCAATGGATATACACTCAGTATTTCTGCTGTAAATTATCAAACAACACTGCTCAATAATATCATACTCAACCAGGGAGATAGCCTCTGGCTTGCTATCAAACTTATTGATACTTCTGTAACTTCTATCGAATATGAAAACTTACATGCATCAAATGGAGTTATCATTTTTCAGAATTATCCTAATCCTTTTCATGAAACTACCACCATAGTGGGAGGCTCTCCTTTTGGGGAGGACGATGTCCAGTGGACATCGGGCCAGCATTCGGGAGGTAGGGGGGCTTGGAGACAGGGGGGGTCCCCTTTCGATTTCACGCTTTATGACCTATTAGGTAGAATAGTTAAGAAAGCGGAATATATTTATAGTCAAAAGTTGATATTAAGCAGACAAGGGTTAAGGGATGGTATTTATTTCTACTCAATTAAAAATAATCAAAAACAAGTAATTGGAAGAGGTAAGTTAGTTGTAAAATAGTACCGATACCTGGGGTAGGCATTTATTATGACGGGGCTTGATTTAATTGTGTTTTTTAATTTAGATTTTTAGGTATATTCGTATCAGTATAAATATGACAGAATGCATGAGTTATCTAATTTTGAATACGAGTTTGTCTTCCAAACCAGCAGAAGTGGTGGAAAAGGAGGACAAAATGTAAATAAGGTTGAGACTAAAGTTGCGCTGCACTTTGATTTGAAAAATTCAGCGCTACTAACTGGTGAGCAGAAAGAAATTATACAGAAAAAATTGGTAAACAGGATCAATAAAGAAGGGGTCTTAATTATTACATCAGGTTCTCAGCGAACACAGCTTGCCAATAAGAAAAAGGTTATTGAAAGATTTTACAGCCTGATAGAAGAAAGTTTAAAAGAGAAGAAACCGAGAAAACCGACCAAGCCTACTTATGCTTCTAAAGTTAAAAGATTAAAAGAAAAGAAGATGAGATCGGAGAAGAAGGTGTTGAGGAAGAAAATAAATTGAACTATTGTTCTATTGTTCTATTGTTCTATTGTTTC
Proteins encoded in this window:
- a CDS encoding aminoacyl-tRNA hydrolase, which produces MHELSNFEYEFVFQTSRSGGKGGQNVNKVETKVALHFDLKNSALLTGEQKEIIQKKLVNRINKEGVLIITSGSQRTQLANKKKVIERFYSLIEESLKEKKPRKPTKPTYASKVKRLKEKKMRSEKKVLRKKIN